AAAGCCCCGCGATTGATGGCGGGGCAAAAGCTCAACTATACAGACAAGTCTGTATCGGACTAGTTGAAAACAGCCGTGTTACGAATGGCTTTACCTGGATAGACGCCTTCCAGCACTTTTGAGTCTTCTACGACAACCGTGCCATTCACCACAACATATGGAATACCAGTTGAAGGAAGCCCAGGCTCTTTCAGCGTAGAGTTATCAGTGACGGTATTTGGATCAAACAGGGTAATATCGGCATCTGCACCCACTTGAATTCGGCCTTTGTGACTCATCTGCTCAACCCCATTCTCTTCTAAGAACTTAGCGGGCATAAAGCTCATTTTCGCGATCGCAGACATCAATGGCATGAGGTTGTCTTCTCGGACCATTTTTAACACTTTGGCTTGAGTTCCCGCTGCTCGAGGATGACCTTGTAAGCCTTCATAAGGTGTTTTCCAACTGTACGCCATCATGCCATTTGACATCATTAACGGGAATGAATCGCTACCAACAATCGTCGACTCATGTGATAACGCCAACTTAAGATCTTCATTGGTCGCACCATAAAACATCACACTCGCACCCGGATCGTTTTCAAGAAGATATTCATAACGCTCTTTGGTCAAAGGCTTCATCGTCGCGGTTTCAATAATGTCAGAGTAATCTCGGCCCATGTTGCGTTGATAGTTTTCAGGCACCAAGTAGTCTGCGGCGGCGATGGTTGCACCATAGTTATAAGGGTAAATTTCAGCCATCACTGTCATACCTTTCGCGCGCGCATCATCCAGGAGTTTGAGGGCTTCTGGCGTCTCATTTAGCGTTTGTTGATGCATATGTTGAACTAATAAACCGCCACCATATACACCAACACCGGATAACATTTCTTCTATTCCTAACATGCCAGAGGTTGGCGGGAGCTCACTTGAAAAACGACCGTGTAGATACGTTGAAACACCGAACTGCCCTGCCAGACGCTGCCACTCTTTAGTTTCAGTTGTTGTCGTTGCTTTAGACATATAGCCCACTGGCACACCAATACCCAGTCCGCCCGCTTTAAGCTCTGCTTCCACCATCTCTGTGATTTTCTCAATCTGTTCATTGGAGGCTATTTCTGTCAATGCATCGTGACTGATATTCGATGCCTTTGTTTCTTCTGCATCAAAAACATCATTGATCATAGTACCGGTGCGCGACTGGTACTTATTGTTCAATACCTTGGTGCGAATACCAGCAGCAGAAACACTCGCGCCAAAGTTGGTTTGTGAACGCCCTTCTAAACGTTGATACCA
This genomic interval from Vibrio agarivorans contains the following:
- a CDS encoding amidohydrolase family protein — encoded protein: MKTIYSMSISRTALALTLALSPTAFAYDLVINNGRVMDPETGFDQQANVAIEEGKIVKITSEPLIGDKVINAEGLVVAPGFIDTHSHVVAMPIMQKLQLRNGVTTPLALEVGAYPVSDWYQRLEGRSQTNFGASVSAAGIRTKVLNNKYQSRTGTMINDVFDAEETKASNISHDALTEIASNEQIEKITEMVEAELKAGGLGIGVPVGYMSKATTTTETKEWQRLAGQFGVSTYLHGRFSSELPPTSGMLGIEEMLSGVGVYGGGLLVQHMHQQTLNETPEALKLLDDARAKGMTVMAEIYPYNYGATIAAADYLVPENYQRNMGRDYSDIIETATMKPLTKERYEYLLENDPGASVMFYGATNEDLKLALSHESTIVGSDSFPLMMSNGMMAYSWKTPYEGLQGHPRAAGTQAKVLKMVREDNLMPLMSAIAKMSFMPAKFLEENGVEQMSHKGRIQVGADADITLFDPNTVTDNSTLKEPGLPSTGIPYVVVNGTVVVEDSKVLEGVYPGKAIRNTAVFN